The Myxococcus virescens genome includes the window ATCCGAATGCGGGCGGGAACAGCCGAAAGCACATCCACTCCGCACTCGAAGGCTCTCTGCGCCGCCTCAAGACGGACTACGTGGACGTGTACTGGCTCCACGTCTGGGACGGCCTGACGCCCGTGGAGGAAGTGATGGGGACGCTGACCGGCCTCGTGCGCGAGGGCAAGGTGCGCTACGTCGGCTTCTCCGACGTGCCGGCATGGTACTTCGCGCGCGCGCAAACCCTGGCGGAGCGCAACGGCTGGGAAAAGGTCGCCGCGCTGCAACTGGAGTACTCGCTCGCGGAGCGCAACATTGAGCGCGAGCACCTGCCCGCCGCGCTGGCGATGGGGGCCGCCCTCACGCCCTGGAGCCCCCTGGCCGGGGGCCTCCTCACCGGAAGGTACACTCGCGAGGGAACCCGGCCGAAGGGTGACGGGCGCGCCCATGCACTGCTGGCCAGCGGAAACCCCGTGGCGGACAAGTTCCTGCAGGAGCGCCCCTGGGCCATCGTCGAGGCGCTCGTCGCGGTGGCGAAAGAGGTAGAGCGCTCGCCCGCCCAGGTCGCGCTCAACTGGGTGGCGACGCGTCCAGGCGTCGTGTCCACGATTATCGGCGCGAGCAGGCTGGAGCAGTTGGAGGACAACCTCCACGCGCTGGACTTCAACCTGCCGCCCGAGCTCTCCACGAGACTGGAGGTCGCGAGCCGCCCCGAGCTCTTCAATCCGTACGTGTTCTTCGAGAACCCCTTCTTCACGAGGGGCATGCTCGCGGGCAACACCACTGTGAGCGCGGAGCCGAGCGGGTTTCGTGGACCGCTCCAGGCCCGGTAGGCAGCGAGCAGCGAGGCCGGCGGTGCACTTCCCGCGCTCCTCCGGTGCGGCATCCGTCAATGACATCGCCGCCGCGGCCCGAGAAGCCCAGGCTTCGGGGCCGAGCGAAGCGCGCGGGTCCGCCAGGCCACGGCCCTGAGCGATTGGCCCCGTTCACCGACAAGGACAGCGTCCGGGTGAAGCCCTGGAGCGTGGGCTGTCCCACGGGGCATGCAGCCTGTCAGCGTCGCGTCGAGCACGAGCCGCTGCGCGCCGGCGGAGATCGGGACGAGCACGCAGCGGCCCCGCCCACGGCGTGGGCGAGGAGCGTGTGGCTCGGCGGTGGGCGTGCTGTCCGAATCAA containing:
- a CDS encoding aldo/keto reductase, with protein sequence MSTRIIDSLAKYHLLGQTGLRVSPLALGTMNFGTDWGWGMSGEDAHRLLTRYLEAGGNFIDTADAYTSGASERIIGDYFTQHGGRQRAVIATKFSANLSPGDPNAGGNSRKHIHSALEGSLRRLKTDYVDVYWLHVWDGLTPVEEVMGTLTGLVREGKVRYVGFSDVPAWYFARAQTLAERNGWEKVAALQLEYSLAERNIEREHLPAALAMGAALTPWSPLAGGLLTGRYTREGTRPKGDGRAHALLASGNPVADKFLQERPWAIVEALVAVAKEVERSPAQVALNWVATRPGVVSTIIGASRLEQLEDNLHALDFNLPPELSTRLEVASRPELFNPYVFFENPFFTRGMLAGNTTVSAEPSGFRGPLQAR